The following are encoded in a window of Microcoleus sp. FACHB-831 genomic DNA:
- a CDS encoding sugar phosphate nucleotidyltransferase, translating to MKAMILAAGKGTRVRPITFTIPKPMIPIMQKPVMEFLLELLRRHGFDQIMVNVSHLADKIENYFGDGQRFGVEIAYSFEGSIVEGEMVGKALGSAGGMRRIQDFWPFFDGTFVVLCGDALIDLDLTAAVKWHKEKGSIATVIMKTVPKEEVPSYGVVVTDEEGRIKAFQEKPSVEEALSTSINTGIYIFEPEVLDYIPSGVEYDIGSELFPKLVENNAPFYGIAMDFEWVDIGKVPDYWRAIRSVLLGEVKNVAIPGREVFPGIYTGLNVAVNWDKVDITGPVYIGAMTRIEDGAKIVGPSMIGANCWVCSGAKVENSVIFEYSRLGAGVQLVDKLVFGRYCIDKTGAAIDVQAAALDWLITDTRQVLPSNAALESQTIAELLGSEAIKQ from the coding sequence ATGAAAGCCATGATTCTGGCAGCTGGTAAAGGAACCCGCGTTCGTCCTATTACCTTCACTATTCCCAAACCGATGATTCCCATCATGCAAAAGCCCGTGATGGAGTTCTTACTGGAACTGCTCCGGAGGCATGGGTTTGATCAGATTATGGTCAATGTCAGCCACCTGGCCGATAAAATTGAGAACTATTTCGGCGATGGGCAGCGGTTTGGCGTAGAAATTGCCTATTCTTTTGAAGGCAGCATTGTTGAAGGCGAAATGGTCGGTAAGGCGCTGGGTTCTGCGGGCGGTATGCGCCGCATCCAGGACTTCTGGCCCTTTTTTGACGGTACCTTTGTGGTTCTCTGCGGCGACGCCTTAATTGACTTAGACCTAACGGCGGCGGTGAAGTGGCACAAGGAAAAAGGCTCCATCGCCACGGTGATTATGAAAACCGTGCCCAAAGAAGAAGTGCCTAGTTACGGTGTTGTGGTGACAGACGAAGAAGGCCGGATTAAGGCTTTCCAAGAAAAACCCTCAGTGGAAGAAGCCCTCAGCACCAGTATCAATACGGGTATTTACATTTTTGAACCAGAAGTTTTGGATTACATCCCCTCTGGTGTCGAATATGATATCGGCAGCGAGTTGTTCCCCAAGCTGGTGGAAAATAATGCCCCGTTCTACGGGATTGCGATGGACTTCGAGTGGGTTGATATTGGCAAGGTGCCAGACTACTGGCGGGCGATTCGCAGCGTACTGCTGGGGGAAGTAAAAAATGTGGCGATTCCTGGGCGCGAAGTTTTTCCTGGCATCTACACTGGTCTGAATGTTGCGGTGAATTGGGATAAGGTGGACATCACCGGGCCAGTATATATCGGTGCGATGACGCGCATTGAAGATGGAGCAAAGATTGTTGGCCCGAGTATGATTGGGGCTAATTGCTGGGTTTGTAGTGGGGCAAAGGTAGAAAACAGCGTCATTTTTGAGTACTCCCGCTTAGGCGCAGGAGTACAGTTGGTGGATAAGTTGGTTTTTGGGCGCTACTGTATTGATAAGACGGGGGCGGCAATTGATGTTCAAGCAGCCGCACTCGATTGGTTAATTACCGATACCCGTCAGGTTCTGCCATCTAATGCAGCGCTAGAAAGTCAGACGATAGCAGAACTGCTAGGAAGTGAGGCGATTAAGCAGTAA
- the speA gene encoding biosynthetic arginine decarboxylase, producing MALARINRTDAQGRNWMIEDSENLYRIQGWGEPYFSINAAGHITVSPKGDRGGSLDLFELVNSLKQRNLGLPLLIRFSDILEDRIERLNACMNKAIARYNYPGAYRGVFPVKCNQQRHLIEDLVRFGRPHQFGLEAGSKPELMIALAMLDTPGALLICNGYKDREYIETAILAQRLGHTPIIVLEQVEEVQLAIEASRTLGIKPILGIRAKLSTQGMGRWGTSSGDRAKFGLTIPEIIQAVDRLREADLLDSLQLLHFHIGSQISAINVIKDAIQEASKIYVELAQLGADMKYIDVGGGLGVDYDGSQTNFYASKNYNMQNYANDIVAELKEACGEHRLPVPTLISESGRAIASHQSVLIFDVLGTSDVPSGRPDPYQEGEPPVIRYLWETYESINSDNFQELYHDASQFKEEAISRFNLGILRLTERARAERLYWACCEKILAIIRQQEYVPDDLEELEKIMASIYYINMSVFQSAPDCWAIDQLFPIMPIHRLDEEPTRRAILADLTCDSDGKIDKFIDLRDVKSVLELHTLKPGEPYYLGMFLNGAYQEIMGSNHNLFGDANAVHIQLTPKGYQIEHVVKGDTMSEVVGYVQYDAEDLVESIRQRTEQALQDKRITIQESQLLLQNYERSLGRYTYLSP from the coding sequence ATGGCTTTGGCGAGAATTAATCGCACCGATGCACAAGGCAGAAATTGGATGATTGAGGATAGCGAGAATCTTTATAGGATTCAAGGCTGGGGCGAACCGTATTTTTCGATAAACGCCGCAGGTCACATCACAGTTTCGCCCAAAGGCGATCGCGGTGGCAGTTTGGATCTGTTTGAACTGGTCAATTCTCTCAAGCAGCGCAATCTAGGGCTGCCGTTGTTAATCCGTTTTTCTGATATTTTAGAAGACCGGATCGAGCGGTTGAATGCCTGCATGAATAAGGCGATCGCTCGTTACAACTATCCTGGTGCTTACCGGGGCGTGTTTCCAGTCAAGTGCAATCAACAGCGGCATTTGATTGAAGATTTGGTGAGGTTTGGCAGACCCCATCAATTTGGTCTGGAAGCTGGCTCTAAGCCTGAACTGATGATTGCTCTGGCGATGTTGGATACTCCAGGAGCTTTGCTAATCTGCAATGGCTATAAGGACAGGGAATACATCGAAACGGCGATTTTAGCCCAGCGCCTGGGGCATACGCCGATTATCGTGCTAGAGCAGGTTGAAGAAGTGCAGTTGGCGATCGAAGCTAGCCGCACGCTGGGAATTAAGCCAATTTTGGGCATACGTGCCAAGCTGAGTACACAAGGGATGGGACGCTGGGGAACTTCTAGCGGCGATCGCGCTAAGTTTGGCCTCACGATTCCAGAAATTATCCAGGCGGTCGATCGCTTGCGTGAAGCCGATCTGCTTGACTCCTTGCAGTTGTTGCATTTCCACATCGGCTCTCAAATATCTGCGATCAATGTGATCAAAGACGCTATCCAAGAAGCCAGCAAGATCTACGTCGAGTTAGCTCAACTGGGAGCTGATATGAAGTATATCGATGTCGGCGGTGGCTTGGGAGTGGATTACGATGGCTCTCAAACCAACTTCTACGCCTCGAAAAATTACAACATGCAGAACTATGCCAACGACATCGTGGCAGAGTTGAAAGAGGCGTGTGGCGAACATCGTTTGCCCGTACCGACGCTAATTAGTGAGAGCGGACGCGCGATCGCTTCCCATCAATCCGTCCTCATTTTTGACGTTCTCGGCACCAGCGACGTACCCTCCGGGCGTCCCGACCCCTACCAAGAGGGAGAACCCCCCGTTATTCGCTACCTCTGGGAAACCTACGAATCCATCAACAGCGATAATTTCCAAGAACTGTACCACGACGCTTCTCAGTTCAAAGAAGAAGCCATCAGCCGCTTTAATTTGGGAATACTGCGACTTACAGAACGAGCCAGAGCAGAACGGCTTTACTGGGCGTGTTGTGAGAAAATTCTCGCCATTATCAGACAGCAGGAATATGTTCCTGACGACCTGGAAGAACTCGAAAAAATCATGGCGTCGATTTACTACATCAATATGTCAGTATTCCAATCTGCGCCGGATTGCTGGGCTATCGACCAGTTATTCCCTATCATGCCCATTCATCGGCTAGATGAAGAACCCACGCGGCGGGCAATTTTGGCAGACCTCACTTGCGATAGCGATGGCAAAATCGACAAGTTTATCGACCTGCGCGATGTTAAGTCGGTTTTAGAGTTGCATACCCTCAAGCCCGGAGAACCCTACTATTTAGGGATGTTCCTCAACGGTGCTTATCAGGAAATTATGGGGAGCAATCACAATTTGTTTGGCGACGCCAATGCGGTGCATATCCAACTTACGCCCAAGGGATACCAAATCGAACACGTTGTTAAGGGTGACACGATGAGCGAAGTGGTTGGTTACGTGCAGTACGACGCTGAAGATTTAGTTGAGAGTATCCGACAGCGGACTGAGCAAGCTTTGCAAGACAAGCGGATTACGATTCAGGAATCCCAACTTTTGCTGCAAAACTACGAGCGCAGTCTCGGTCGTTATACTTATCTGTCTCCCTAG
- a CDS encoding CHAT domain-containing protein: MSPVAHEFNISVTPLKAQDEYLVRREWGAPGVPVAQEQVRWPVDDWLAIAGQLMNDPLSELLQAAPSRGGNGDWLGNSSSPNLVALGQELHDALFKDSLRDSWLIAQALAERDRSVLRLRLGLGLKDTRLLRLPWEVLHADDRPLATGTDVAFSRYELTTGLRTPTSTLSGDRNQPLKILMVIAGPTDQETLALKQEASHLQEELRRHSSQNSPTIELELLEQPGREQLTQALEQGQYNVFHYAGHSNLGVSGGDLYLVSGRTGLTETLSGDDLAGLLVNNGVQMAVFNSCRGAYTASGSDADTGREQNLIQALVKRRIPSVLAMAERIPDEVALTLTRLFYRNLKEGYPIDLSLSRARQGLISSYGSNNLYWALPVLYLDSKFDGLLTRSNDPAELAKRLALPDPSEAIAAWEEEVPEESPALAASRFLDYDDDLGLLPEDDWVGYDDDAPPGFLDEGDDDAEALVADLFRQLPKPNAATEQSVAQASNLENRLPSGAESRNQSLKAPIQTPDAKSQTPKGETPGLENSKIKASGSLLGNSKSQKGWKRSFKGVPVVFMGLGALGLAAIALLGFWLLQNRDPQPDELLRRANLPASLSQSQVENSKNLNLKKAETNAVTGIAVDQFSRGDLNGGVVAVEELLNREALKPAEAALAAVPKQQLDNPKISFLRGRLAWQSVQTGAKDFSIDDARRYWELADKKQPNTGSYLNALGFAYYAEGKFDQAIKVWFEALSKVEDKPAGSTAGALSKKDALNTYAGLALALKQSAQKQPPEKRGTLLNASKKMSQKVMSDDPVNFQANALSKNWLWTEKAIKDWRSLQTAKG; this comes from the coding sequence ATGTCACCAGTAGCCCACGAATTTAATATCTCTGTAACTCCTTTAAAGGCGCAAGACGAATACCTGGTGCGAAGAGAATGGGGCGCACCGGGGGTTCCCGTTGCCCAAGAGCAGGTGAGATGGCCTGTAGATGATTGGTTGGCGATCGCGGGGCAACTGATGAATGACCCCTTATCTGAGTTGCTGCAAGCTGCGCCCTCACGAGGGGGAAATGGAGACTGGCTGGGAAATTCATCCTCTCCAAATTTAGTGGCGCTGGGACAGGAACTTCACGACGCTTTATTTAAAGACAGCCTGCGAGATAGCTGGCTGATAGCTCAAGCCCTAGCAGAGCGCGATCGCTCGGTTTTGCGGCTGCGTCTGGGACTGGGACTAAAAGACACGCGCTTGCTCCGCCTGCCTTGGGAAGTCTTGCACGCAGACGATCGCCCCCTAGCGACGGGCACTGATGTAGCTTTTTCTCGCTACGAACTGACAACAGGATTGAGGACTCCAACCTCAACCCTATCAGGCGATCGCAATCAACCGCTAAAAATTTTGATGGTGATCGCTGGTCCCACCGATCAAGAAACTCTGGCACTCAAACAAGAAGCCAGCCACTTGCAAGAAGAACTCCGCCGCCATTCTAGTCAGAACTCGCCCACCATTGAACTCGAACTTCTCGAACAGCCAGGACGCGAGCAACTAACCCAAGCCCTAGAACAAGGCCAGTACAACGTTTTCCACTACGCAGGTCACAGCAACCTGGGCGTATCCGGCGGCGATTTATACCTCGTTAGCGGCAGAACCGGATTAACTGAGACGTTAAGCGGAGACGACCTTGCTGGATTGCTGGTTAATAATGGCGTCCAAATGGCAGTCTTTAATTCATGCCGAGGAGCCTATACAGCATCGGGATCGGACGCAGACACCGGGAGAGAACAAAACCTCATACAAGCATTAGTCAAGCGCAGGATTCCCAGCGTCTTAGCAATGGCAGAACGGATTCCCGATGAGGTAGCGCTGACTCTCACCCGGCTGTTTTACCGCAACCTCAAAGAAGGTTATCCCATTGACTTGAGTTTGAGTCGGGCGCGGCAGGGGTTAATTTCTTCCTATGGGTCCAACAATCTGTACTGGGCTTTGCCTGTTCTATATCTCGATTCAAAATTTGATGGATTGCTCACCAGGAGTAATGACCCAGCGGAATTAGCAAAACGCCTCGCTTTACCCGATCCAAGTGAAGCTATTGCAGCTTGGGAGGAAGAAGTGCCCGAAGAGTCGCCCGCTTTAGCTGCATCTAGGTTCCTTGATTATGATGATGACTTGGGTTTGCTGCCGGAGGATGACTGGGTTGGCTATGACGATGACGCACCGCCAGGTTTTTTGGATGAGGGCGACGACGATGCAGAGGCGCTGGTTGCAGATTTGTTTCGGCAGTTGCCTAAGCCGAATGCCGCAACAGAGCAATCGGTAGCGCAGGCTTCTAACTTAGAAAATCGGTTGCCATCTGGGGCAGAATCTAGAAATCAGAGTTTAAAAGCCCCGATACAAACTCCAGACGCAAAAAGTCAAACCCCAAAAGGGGAAACGCCTGGTTTAGAGAATTCAAAAATAAAAGCTTCTGGCTCCCTGCTGGGGAATTCTAAGTCACAAAAGGGCTGGAAACGAAGCTTCAAAGGTGTTCCGGTTGTTTTTATGGGTTTGGGGGCTTTAGGCTTAGCAGCGATCGCTCTATTGGGTTTTTGGTTGTTGCAAAACCGCGATCCCCAACCAGATGAGTTATTGCGTAGGGCTAACCTTCCAGCGTCGCTTTCCCAAAGTCAGGTTGAAAACTCCAAAAACCTCAATTTGAAGAAAGCTGAAACCAACGCTGTTACAGGAATTGCTGTTGACCAGTTTAGTCGCGGAGACTTAAACGGGGGTGTTGTAGCTGTCGAAGAACTGCTGAACAGAGAGGCACTAAAGCCGGCTGAGGCAGCACTTGCCGCCGTACCCAAACAGCAACTTGATAACCCTAAAATTAGCTTTCTCCGGGGTCGTTTGGCGTGGCAGTCTGTGCAAACGGGAGCGAAGGATTTCAGTATAGATGATGCCCGTCGTTACTGGGAACTTGCTGATAAAAAGCAACCCAATACTGGTAGTTATCTCAACGCTCTCGGCTTTGCTTACTATGCTGAAGGCAAGTTCGATCAGGCTATTAAAGTTTGGTTTGAGGCGCTGTCTAAGGTTGAAGATAAGCCAGCAGGTTCAACGGCTGGAGCGTTGTCTAAAAAAGATGCGTTGAACACTTACGCTGGGTTAGCACTGGCCCTAAAGCAATCGGCTCAAAAACAGCCGCCGGAAAAGCGGGGGACTTTGCTAAATGCATCGAAGAAGATGAGCCAAAAGGTGATGTCTGACGATCCTGTTAATTTTCAAGCGAATGCGCTTAGTAAAAACTGGTTGTGGACAGAAAAAGCGATTAAAGATTGGCGATCGCTCCAAACAGCAAAAGGCTAG
- a CDS encoding S8 family peptidase yields MRKVFIACLFLLGLGWALFNFKGLATQGKFDSIVLDFRDDVPAAVLDEKIAAIARQYNVEPIFNSEFSAKDHVYIVEGDRKLLNALKKSDIAKQTEFIEPNYIYNAYGVPNDPDYSKQWNLRSINVESAWDETKGAGVTVAVIDTGVSVVPDLKDTKFVPGYDFVNNKENADDDNGHGTHVAGTVAQATNNGYGVAGVAYEASIMPLKVLSGSGGGTVSDIAEAIKFAADNGAGVINMSLGGGGESQLMQEAIEYAHSKGVVIVAAAGNSDENEASYPARYPRVIGVSALNSAGEKAFYSSYGAGVDISAPGGDTSKNQLGGILQETIGYDDEGNIITNFAAYQGTSMAAPHVAGVAALVKASGITEPDEVLSVLKQSARAVAEDPLNHFGSGHLDAGAAVKLALRGQITFKDFFRWLRDNGYLSPRFWLDGGAVALLPKIAMVLGSYMLAWFLRNYFPWAGMGVIQLHTGLIAGSSGLFFLRGFYIFDLPQWPFRVMGSSIPELGGAVQGSTLLNPILASVLVPLILVVLLLGHQSWKWLAIGSAVGVASCLAVSAVVDPAMLWLGDGAIARTFLIVNALLCVGIAYLASKGEHQTA; encoded by the coding sequence ATGAGAAAGGTTTTCATAGCGTGTTTGTTTTTATTAGGGTTAGGCTGGGCCTTGTTTAACTTCAAGGGACTGGCAACTCAGGGCAAATTTGACAGCATTGTGCTGGACTTCCGCGACGATGTTCCAGCAGCAGTGCTAGACGAGAAAATAGCAGCGATCGCAAGACAATACAACGTCGAACCGATCTTCAACAGCGAGTTTTCAGCAAAAGACCACGTATATATAGTTGAGGGCGATCGCAAACTACTCAACGCCCTGAAAAAGTCCGACATAGCAAAGCAAACGGAATTCATCGAGCCAAATTACATCTACAACGCCTATGGCGTTCCCAACGATCCAGACTACAGCAAACAGTGGAACCTGCGTAGCATAAACGTCGAGTCAGCTTGGGACGAAACTAAAGGCGCAGGCGTCACCGTCGCAGTCATCGACACAGGTGTTAGCGTCGTTCCCGACTTAAAAGACACCAAATTTGTCCCAGGCTACGACTTCGTTAACAACAAAGAAAACGCCGATGACGATAACGGACACGGCACCCACGTTGCGGGTACAGTAGCCCAAGCCACCAACAACGGCTATGGTGTAGCTGGCGTTGCTTACGAAGCCAGTATCATGCCCCTCAAAGTATTGAGTGGGAGTGGGGGCGGTACAGTTTCCGATATTGCAGAAGCAATTAAATTTGCTGCCGACAACGGTGCTGGCGTAATTAACATGAGCTTGGGTGGTGGCGGTGAAAGCCAACTCATGCAAGAAGCAATCGAATACGCCCACAGCAAAGGCGTTGTCATAGTAGCAGCCGCAGGCAACTCCGACGAAAATGAAGCCTCCTACCCAGCCAGATATCCCCGCGTTATTGGGGTTTCTGCCTTAAATTCTGCGGGTGAAAAAGCATTCTACTCCAGCTACGGTGCAGGTGTAGATATCTCAGCCCCCGGTGGAGACACCAGCAAGAATCAATTAGGTGGGATTCTGCAAGAAACCATTGGCTACGATGACGAGGGCAATATCATCACCAACTTTGCCGCTTACCAAGGCACAAGTATGGCAGCGCCCCACGTTGCGGGTGTTGCAGCGTTGGTGAAAGCCTCTGGAATCACCGAACCCGATGAAGTTTTAAGCGTCCTCAAGCAGTCAGCACGGGCTGTTGCCGAAGATCCGCTGAACCACTTCGGTTCGGGTCATCTGGATGCAGGTGCAGCGGTCAAACTCGCGCTGCGGGGACAAATTACCTTCAAGGACTTCTTCCGCTGGCTGCGGGATAACGGCTATCTCAGCCCCCGCTTTTGGCTGGATGGCGGTGCTGTGGCGCTGTTGCCCAAGATTGCGATGGTGTTGGGTTCTTATATGCTTGCCTGGTTCTTGCGGAATTATTTCCCTTGGGCAGGAATGGGGGTAATTCAGTTACACACCGGACTGATTGCAGGTAGTTCTGGCTTATTTTTCCTACGCGGATTTTATATCTTTGACCTTCCCCAATGGCCCTTCCGAGTAATGGGCAGTTCTATTCCCGAATTGGGTGGCGCGGTTCAGGGAAGTACTCTGTTGAATCCGATTTTAGCCAGCGTGTTGGTTCCCTTGATTTTAGTAGTGCTGTTGCTGGGACACCAAAGCTGGAAATGGTTGGCGATTGGATCGGCGGTGGGTGTGGCATCCTGTTTAGCAGTGAGTGCGGTTGTAGATCCAGCAATGCTGTGGTTGGGTGATGGCGCGATCGCTCGCACCTTCCTAATCGTCAATGCTTTGCTGTGTGTTGGAATCGCCTACTTAGCAAGCAAAGGAGAACACCAAACCGCATGA
- a CDS encoding translation initiation factor has translation MVDGFFKKVQDAVFGSQDEGYDQNAEYDREVRPASEDPYGDPADFGEFGDVRPASEDPYGDPADEYGQFADIRPASEDPYGDPADEYGQFADIRPASEDPYGDPADEYGQIADISPASEDPYGDPADEYA, from the coding sequence ATGGTAGATGGGTTTTTTAAAAAGGTACAGGATGCCGTCTTTGGCTCCCAAGATGAGGGATACGATCAAAACGCCGAGTACGATCGCGAGGTTCGCCCAGCCAGCGAAGATCCATATGGCGATCCCGCAGACTTTGGTGAGTTTGGCGACGTTCGCCCAGCCAGCGAAGACCCCTACGGAGATCCCGCAGATGAATATGGGCAGTTTGCTGACATTCGTCCAGCAAGTGAAGATCCCTACGGAGATCCGGCAGATGAATATGGGCAGTTTGCTGACATTCGTCCAGCAAGTGAAGATCCCTATGGAGATCCGGCAGATGAATACGGACAAATTGCGGATATCAGCCCAGCCAGCGAAGATCCATATGGCGATCCGGCAGATGAATACGCCTAG